A DNA window from Drosophila biarmipes strain raj3 chromosome 2R, RU_DBia_V1.1, whole genome shotgun sequence contains the following coding sequences:
- the LOC108030298 gene encoding probable inactive tRNA-specific adenosine deaminase-like protein 3, whose product MDIADPPPSKRARKSPNLEEDITGIRAILSDEFDEDIALIKAHSCQLETKQQLQAVIQELSQKLPHFQHLKRVHDRSVLICPSSEIGESLEQHLEKFGFSEHVLRALCQGVQVVEVPERMPRLRVQYEKTLKHWPCKFHPNHYSESLRNGSNFSSAQRIFHKRMAQLLLRLSRDVNANRPVGICVDPRQPNIVSIAGTEEPASPHEHCSMLLVDFVARSQEGGATNTELPFTEDSKEVETTLRGIPKAYYDYLIKDEGYKDLTLGAERSRDCKEVNAVQGADNLAKFGPYLCTGYDVYLLQEPCLMCSMALVHSRAKRVFFLRNSDNGALATRFQLHSVRELNHHYEVFQFTTKEDEELT is encoded by the coding sequence CACTGGAATCCGCGCCATCCTGTCCGATGAGTTCGACGAGGACATAGCACTGATCAAGGCGCACAGTTGCCAGCTGGAGACGAAGCAGCAGCTTCAGGCGGTCATCCAGGAGCTCTCCCAGAAGCTGCCTCACTTCCAGCACCTGAAGCGCGTCCACGACCGCAGCGTGCTCATCTGCCCCAGCTCGGAGATCGGCGAATCCCTGGAGCAGCACCTGGAAAAGTTTGGCTTCTCGGAGCACGTGCTCCGTGCCCTGTGCCAGGGAGTCCAGGTGGTGGAGGTGCCCGAACGGATGCCCCGACTGCGAGTGCAGTACGAGAAGACCCTGAAGCACTGGCCCTGCAAGTTTCACCCCAATCACTACTCCGAATCTCTCCGGAATGGCAGCAACTTCAGTTCCGCTCAGCGCATCTTTCACAAGAGGATGGCCCAATTGCTCTTGAGGCTCTCCCGGGATGTGAATGCCAACCGACCAGTTGGAATCTGTGTGGATCCTCGACAACCGAACATTGTATCCATAGCTGGAACCGAAGAACCCGCCAGCCCACACGAACATTGCAGCATGCTGCTGGTGGATTTTGTTGCTCGAAGTCAAGAAGGCGGAGCCACAAATACGGAGCTCCCTTTCACTGAGGATTCCAAGGAGGTGGAGACCACTCTGAGGGGCATTCCCAAAGCCTACTACGATTACCTGATAAAAGATGAAGGGTACAAAGACCTTACACTCGGAGCGGAGAGGTCGAGGGATTGTAAAGAAGTTAACGCCGTCCAAGGAGCAGATAACCTGGCCAAATTCGGACCCTATTTGTGCACCGGCTACGATGTCTATCTGCTGCAGGAACCCTGCCTCATGTGCTCCATGGCCCTGGTTCACAGCAGGGCGAAAAGGGTGTTCTTCCTGCGAAACTCGGACAACGGAGCTCTGGCCACGCGATTCCAGCTGCACTCGGTGCGGGAACTCAACCATCACTACGAGGTGTTTCAGTTTACCACCAAGGAAGACGAAGAACTGACGTAA
- the LOC108030301 gene encoding protein FAM136A has product MIQQQRQRIEAAVTEMIDDMDKTHLRKMQNEMHLCAAKCCQDGTSSVDSVQRCVDRCSTPMTRAQNYVQHELGEFQGRLQRCVMQCNDDVKVKMPPNPNEDQIAKYTDQFERCAIQCVDKHVGLIPGMMKTMKAVLSKGPESIPQV; this is encoded by the exons ATGATCCAGCAACAGCGCCAAAGAATAGAGGCCGCGGTCACGGAGATGATTGACGACATGGACAAGACGCACCTGCGCAAAATGCAG AACGAGATGCATTTGTGTGCGGCGAAATGCTGTCAGGATGGAACCTCCAGCGTGGACAGTGTCCAGCGGTGTGTGGACCGGTGTTCCACGCCCATGACGAGGGCACAGAACTACGTGCAGCACGAACTGGGGGAGTTCCAGGGCCGACTGCAGCGTTGCGTCATG CAATGCAATGACGATGTGAAAGTAAAAATGCCGCCCAATCCCAACGAGGATCAGATAGCTAAGTACACCGACCAGTTCGAGCGCTGTGCCATCCAGTGCGTGGACAAGCATGTGGGCCTCATTCCCGGCATGATGAAGACCATGAAGGCTGTGCTCTCCAAGGGACCCGAGAGCATTCCCCAGGTCTAG
- the LOC108030303 gene encoding protein FAM136A, with protein sequence MVEQQKKRLEDAISGMIEDMYRTHLRRMQSTMHRCAARCCDDERGTLESVQNCIEKCAGPLMDAQDYLQHELGQFQNRLQNCVRDCNSDARSRLPSNPNDRDMSRSQHMFESCTGGCVEKHINLIPGLLKSIKQTLDRGPPKRSRNMDA encoded by the exons ATGGTGGAGCAACAAAAGAAGCGACTGGAGGACGCCATCAGCGGCATGATCGAGGACATGTACCGCACCCACTTGCGCAGGATGCAG TCCACAATGCACCGCTGTGCTGCCCGTTGCTGCGATGATGAGCGAGGAACGCTGGAGAGCGTCCAGAACTGCATCGAGAAGTGTGCCGGACCCCTAATGGATGCACAGGACTATCTACAGCACGAGCTGGGCCAGTTTCAGAACCGCCTCCAGAATTGTGTGAGG GACTGCAACAGCGATGCCCGGTCCCGACTGCCCAGCAACCCGAATGACCGGGACATGTCCCGATCCCAGCACATGTTCGAGAGCTGCACGGGCGGCTGTGTGGAGAAGCACATAAACCTGATCCCCGGGCTGCTCAAGTCGATCAAGCAGACGCTGGACAGAGGTCCCCCCAAGAGATCGCGCAACATGGACGCCTAG
- the LOC108030299 gene encoding cysteine dioxygenase type 1 produces the protein MALSKIDSEIEQVDQEKYLRQATSYYQALEKPLKYGPAVDSLSDLVAALHREFESNYVNIEMVNHLMLTYKSNPREWRKYAKFDRYTYTRNLVDAGNGKFNLLILCWGEGHGSSVHDHADSHCFMKMLKGDLREKRYEYPNRSARDTGRSHHPDGEIDSRELVEIGETPIAVNDVAYINDNLGLHRVENPSHSDTSVSLHLYCPPFDTCSVFQDNLKKTTAKVTFWSKYGVRTKQSEQ, from the exons ATGGCCCTGTCCAAGATCGACTCCGAGATCGAGCAGGTGGACCAGGAGAAGTACCTGCGCCAGGCCACCAGCTACTACCAGGCCCTGGAGAAGCCCCTGAAGTACGGACCCGCGGTGGATTCCCTCTCGGACCTGGTGGCCGCCCTTCACCGGGAGTTCGAGTCCAATTACGTCAACATCGAGATGGTGAATCACCTGATGCTCACCTACAAGTCCAATCCGCGGGAGTGGCGCAAgtacgccaagttcgatcgtTACACATACACCCGGAACTTGGTGGATGCTGGCAACGGCAAGTTCAACCTGCTGATCCTCTGCTGGGGCGAGGGACATGGCTCATCGGTGCACGACCATGCCGACTCCCACTGCTTCATGAAGATGCTGAAGGGGGATCTGCGCGAGAAGCGCTACGAGTACCCCAATAGATCTGCCAGGGACACCGGCCGATCCCATCATCCCGATGGGGAGATCGATAGCCGGGAGCTGGTGGAGATCGGCGAGACACCCATTGCGGTCAATGATGTGGCCTACATAAATG ACAATCTGGGCCTGCACCGCGTGGAGAATCCCAGCCACTCGGACACCTCCGTCTCCCTGCACCTCTACTGTCCGCCCTTCGACACGTGCTCCGTGTTCCAGGACAACCTGAAGAAGACCACCGCCAAGGTGACCTTCTGGAGCAAGTACGGCGTGAGGACGAAGCAGAGCGAGCAGTAG
- the LOC108030377 gene encoding ubiquitin-like modifier-activating enzyme ATG7, with protein MSAEKETILQFAPWESFVSPTFWHKLAELKLDHDRLSDSKRSIAGHYTNRNASGCLLEVDYTAYNRTTQPPKFSHSAIGTIYNKNTIEEFKALDKQQLLADEGKELLAHMNSGEVLRDPSLLARFFVLSFADLKCHSYYYWFAFPCPLTPTLKLQGAVQRLRDLPCSRNYIEALKSLPAESQNFFIIYANEEQKVFEARSLSCLDEKDVEHYYFGFADPSEYEHPAWLMRNYSALLFQQCPSFVGKSLKFLGLRYNQQMQVDDSRVWQVIQTEASDLSKPGEVKFVGWELNKNGKMGPRMVCMRDSMDPAKLAENSVNLNLKLMKWRLVPDLNLEAISQTKCLLFGAGTLGCAVARNLLSWGFKHITLLDSGKVGFSNPVRQNLYTHADAMAGNRMKATTAAQRLREINPSAVTAGHVLEIPMPGHTIGESLFAQTEKHLEVIQQQVRDHDALFLLTDSRESRWLPTLLGAANQKIVINAALGFDSYLVMRHGTTREEAGDSGQQIEGLKCINGDQLGCYFCNDVTAPRNSLKDRTLDQQCTVTRPGVSNIAASYAVELLVALLQHPRKELAPAYYAQRGRGKSGEAAGKVPEGLLGILPHSIRGMLCNYENILPATQKFAQCIACSAPVLNAYEKEGNAFLFKTFETAKYLEDLTGISEFKRLNSEIIDFDDAEFDMSEEDED; from the exons ATGAGTGCGGAAAAAGAGACGATTTTGCAATTTGCGCCGTGGGAATCCTTTGTGTCGCCCACTTTTTGGCACAAGCTGGCGGAGCTCAAGCTGGACCACGATCGCCTGTCCGACTCCAAGCGCTCCATTGCTGGACACTACACAAACAGAAATGCCAGTGGATGTCTCTTGGAAGTGGACTACACGGCCTACAACAG GACGACACAGCCCCCGAAATTCAGCCACTCCGCCATCGGCACCATCTACAACAAGAACACAATCGAAGAGTTCAAGGCCCTGGACAAGCAGCAACTGCTGGCCGATGAGGGCAAGGAACTGCTGGCCCATATGAACAGCGGTGAGGTCTTGAGGGATCCCAGTCTGTTGGCCCGGTTCTTTGTTCTCTCCTTCGCCGATTTGAAGTGCCACAGCTACTACTACTGGTTCGCCTTTCCATGCCCCCTAACGCCCACCCTTAAGCTGCAGGGTGCTGTTCAAAGGCTGCGGGACTTACCCTGCAGTCGAAACTATATAGAGGCTTTGAAATCCCTGCCAGCTGAGTCACAGAACTTCTTCATTATATATGCCAATGAGGAGCAGAAGGTATTCGAAGCCCGTAGTTTGAGCTGCCTGGACGAAAAGGATGTGGAACACTATTATTTTGGCTTTGCCGATCCCAGCGAGTACGAGCATCCCGCTTGGTTAATGCGGAACTATTCGGCCCTTCTGTTCCAACAATG CCCCTCATTTGTGGGCAAATCTCTCAAGTTTCTGGGCCTGCGATACAATCAACAAATGCAGGTGGATGACAGCCGTGTCTGGCAGGTGATTCAAACAGAAGCCAGCGATCTAAGCAAACCTGGGGAGGTGAAATTTGTGGGCTGGGAGCTTAACAAGAATGGCAAAATGGGCCCCAGAATGGTTTGCATGAGGGACAGCATGGATCCAGCCAA ACTTGCCGAGAACTCCGTGAACCTCAACCTGAAACTAATGAAGTGGCGCCTGGTACCGGATCTCAATCTGGAAGCGATCTCCCAAACCAAATGCCTGCTGTTTGGAGCTGGTACCTTAGGCTGCGCTGTGGCTAGGAATCTCCTG TCCTGGGGTTTCAAGCACATCACCCTGCTGGACAGCGGGAAAGTAGGATTCTCCAATCCAGTGCGCCAGAATCTCTACACCCATGCAGACGCTATGGCGGGCAATCGAATGAAGGCCACCACAGCTGCCCAACGATTGCGGGAGATAAACCCTAGTGCGGTAACGGCGGGACATGTGTTGGAGATTCCCATGCCAGGTCATACGATCGGAGAATCGCTGTTTGCCCAGACGGAGAAGCACTTGGAGGTGATACAGCAACAGGTGCGGGACCATGATGCCCTCTTTTTGCTCACAGACTCTCGCGAAAGCCGCTGGTTGCCCACGCTGTTGGGGGCGGCTAACCAAAAG ATTGTCATCAATGCGGCCCTTGGTTTCGATAGCTACCTCGTAATGCGTCATGGCACGACTCGAGAGGAGGCCGGCGACAGTGGCCAACAGATCGAGGGACTCAAGTGCATCAATGGCGATCAATTGGGTTGCTACTTCTGCAACGATGTCACGGCCCCGAGAAAT TCCCTCAAAGACCGCACACTGGACCAGCAATGCACCGTGACGCGACCCGGAGTATCCAACATTGCTGCTAGCTATGCGGTGGAGTTGCTGGTTGCTTTGCTCCAGCATCCGCGAAAGGAACTGGCACCTGCCTACTATGCGCAGAGAGGGCGTGGAAAGTCGGGGGAGGCGGCGGGCAAGGTGCCAGAAGGTCTTCTCGGCATTCTACCTCACTCCATCCGGGGAATGCTGTGCAACTATGAGAACATTTTACCCGCTACTCAAAAGTTCGCCCAATGCATCGCATGCTCAGCG CCCGTTTTAAATGCATATGAAAAGGAGGGAAATGCATTCCTTTTTAAAACTTTCGAAACCGCCAAGTATCTGGAGGATTTGACTGGGATTTCAGAGTTTAAGCGGCTAAACAGCGAG ATAATCGACTTCGATGATGCCGAATTTGATATGTCTGAGGAGGATGAAGATTAG
- the LOC108030300 gene encoding 28S ribosomal protein S28, mitochondrial yields MSLLQKLGRSGHQMGCLNRSRRLPVTMRLISGETEKPAEGAAPVENLAEIGSSKGGFARAFDKYTAPATPPQLPEDNQTFASLLRNSKLIDLGNAEGKVVSGKIFHVVGDDLYIDFGWKFHCVCSRPARNGSDYVRGARVRLRIKDLELSTKFLGSTKDITILEADCQLLGLLSTPTRQSTARTTPKIEDIL; encoded by the exons atgTCGCTGCTGCAAAAACTAGGTAGATCCGGACACCAGATGGGTTGCTTAAACCGCAGTCGTCGGCTGCCAGTGACCATGAGACTGATCAGCGGTGAAACGGAGAAGCCGGCGGAGGGAGCTGCTCCCGTGGAGAATCTGGCGGAGATTGGTAGCAGCAAGGGGGGATTTGCGCGTGCCTTCGACAAGTACACAGCTCCGGCCACGCCTCCTCAGCTGCCGGAGGACAACCAGACCTTCGCCTCCCTGCTCCGCAACTCCAAGTTAATAGAT CTGGGCAACGCGGAAGGCAAAGTGGTGAGCGGCAAGATATTCCATGTGGTGGGCGATGACCTGTACATTGACTTTGGCTGGAAGTTCCACTGCGTCTGCAGTCGTCCAGCTCGGAACGGCAG TGACTATGTTCGAGGAGCCCGCGTTCGACTGCGTATCAAGGACCTGGAGCTGTCCACCAAATTCCTGGGCTCGACCAAGGACATTACCATCTTGGAGGCAGACTGCCAGCTGCTGGGCCTCCTGTCCACGCCCACCCGCCAGTCGACGGCCAGAACCACGCCGAAAATCGAAGATATCCTATAA
- the LOC108030378 gene encoding 32 kDa beta-galactoside-binding lectin, translating into MLTEFAGNLSHPLEFGHVLEVVAKTIDGAARFHINLCTAKSTVDPNADIGLRFSCYFRNDVIVRNSRVNGAWGEEETHVLDPNTLPNPIVSGEFFLVYILCCEDSFAISINSREYCRFRYRMPLSAIRALEIRDQIQVIKQVDHRTVFPNPWPAIHASDYFKAFSNDQPILFSPGHVIVLTARCFENKKGQFILKFMDSDTKREELHFSVRFDEKAVVRNSMNKSFDFGNEERHGGFPFVFNQQFKLALAFTEREVLTAVDGYNFFSYTWRTPNAMANLVGFKVTSINGLVVQITGVDHLQTGDPTCGGFEKYSRHDYECV; encoded by the exons ATGTTGACCGAGTTCGCTGGCAATCTTTCGCATCCGCTGGAGTTCGGCCATGTTCTGGAGGTCGTGGCCAAGACCATCGACGGAGCGGCCAG GTTCCATATCAACCTCTGCACGGCCAAGAGCACGGTGGATCCCAACGCGGATATTGGACTGAGGTTCTCCTGCTATTTTCGGAATGATGTGATCGTTCGGAATTCCCGAGTGAACGGCGCCTGGGGCGAGGAGGAGACCCATGTCCTGGATCCCAACACGCTGCCCAATCCCATCGTGAGCGGCGAGTTCTTCCTGGTGTACATCCTGTGCTGCGAGGACAGCTTTGCCATATCGATCAACAGCCGGGAATACTGCAGGTTTCGGTACCGCATGCCTTTGTCGGCCATTCGAGCACTGGAGATTCGTGATCAGATCCAGGTGATCAAGCAGGTTGATCATCGTACCGTGTTCCCCAATCCCTGGCCCGCCATCCACGCCTCGGACTACTTTAAGGCGTTCAGCAACGACCAGCCAATTTTGTTCAGTCCTGGACATGTGATCGTCCTTACAGCTCGCTGCTTTGAGAACAAGAAGGGTCAGTTTATCCTTAAGTTCATGGACTCGGACACCAAGCGCGAGGAGCTCCACTTTAGCGTGCGTTTCGATGAGAAGGCGGTGGTCCGCAACTCCATGAACAAGAGCTTTGA CTTTGGAAACGAGGAGCGCCATGGCGGCTTTCCCTTCGTATTTAACCAGCAGTTCAAGCTGGCGCTCGCCTTTACGGAACGCGAAGTTCTGACCGCCGTCGATGGTTACAATTTCTTTAGCTACACTTGGCGCACACCAAATGCCATGGCGAATCTGGTGGGCTTCAAGGTGACCAGCATAAACGGCCTGGTAGTACAGATAACCGGGGTGGATCACCTGCAGACAGGCGACCCCACGTGTGGTGGCTTTGAAAAGTATTCCCGCCATGACTACGAGTGTGTCTAG